A window of the Butyricimonas virosa genome harbors these coding sequences:
- a CDS encoding SusC/RagA family TonB-linked outer membrane protein, which yields MKKINYKNNCMGKLWNFFRFSLVSLAMLLPILSAKATTDETKLSLSLKNANLPTILKEIKNQTKYDFMYNSKEIDINKTISVNVKNVSLDSALKVCLTPFGLTYTMKDKIIILKKKQEKANAQISQHLISGVVKDKQGMLLPGVAVILRGTTIGTVTDPSGRFKINIPQGKNILGFTFIGMKPVQREVEGEQIISVIMEEDVAELDEVVVTGMETIKKDHMTGSASVITAKDLRTQGINSIDRILEGTIAGLNSTTLSGAPGTRAKITIRGENNLTGRTEPLWIVDGLPLMSGVPENNTGDYAGTIMQDGVGNIMPEDIESVTILKDASAAAIYGAKAANGVIVITTKKGFRSKTQFNYTGNYSLAEAPRLHMDFMNSREKLQYEQDILKTFGLSFSDWTGRGGYLYKQLLEGFITQDQYDKELNRLKSKSTDWFKVLFRTAQSHSHNISIRGGSNEMTYYTSVNFQEKNGILLSNKYTNAGILMKLDYRPIKNLILALDLSANIRKNRDHASAVDPFKYAVFANPYERPYDENGNYAADLSYLGKNYTEMTASGYKYDSFNILRELNETKKSDDGLDASLTFNIRYDIIPGLAISSIIRKGASYNTTTTEIEAGTYTSYNKETFAKQIYKDVLPSEFNNGELSESSGKNFNWSIRNQIDYSFTIKNDHLFSILLANEVTSKKFNNSGYTSPMYYGDYRITGVPDLGNDVSYETLRAQIGSMFNTSTGQDRTVSFLGTFRYGYKDRYILNFNYRADGADAIGDANRFTPLWSIGLRYNLHHEKFFKNDIVTELSLRGSYGYTGNIDRTAYPFSTITLGSDAYEGNRFATGFSYPNPSVGWEKKKDRNLGIDIGFLKGRINFTMDYYNNRTEDILENLSIPISTGRSSVKANGGTVENSGIEFFLNIRWINRTDLTFSTSANVARNKNVIIRSEHDYDSYASAISSKILKGGIVNVIGKETGSIYGWKIAGVDPLSGNPQYYLTPEGKREYAQLLDRWDSLSEANQQTYLNSGAVPTLESVPDYVSFDRDASMSPDYYKTSMQYLGRSNPKYVGGFNTYFRYKNLEFSTQWSYKVGHIIQSFNDLQNAPNNWGNESQAAIGYASDLSVSGTNRERRYLNFWKTRGDMTDIARFVSSGNDYWSGIHTSTKYEKGDYLRLSNIAISYRLPSEVAQRFGMKNMSLSLNAYNLLTFTKYKGLDVGTSGAFSYPTSREYNIKLSVGF from the coding sequence ATGAAAAAAATCAATTATAAAAATAATTGTATGGGGAAACTATGGAATTTTTTCAGATTCTCGCTGGTCTCACTAGCCATGCTTCTCCCCATATTATCGGCCAAGGCGACAACGGACGAAACAAAATTAAGCCTGTCGCTGAAGAATGCCAATTTACCGACAATTTTGAAAGAGATTAAAAATCAGACGAAATACGATTTCATGTATAACTCCAAGGAGATCGATATTAACAAAACGATTTCCGTGAACGTGAAAAACGTGTCGTTGGATTCGGCATTAAAAGTATGCCTTACTCCTTTCGGTTTGACATACACGATGAAAGACAAAATCATTATCTTGAAAAAGAAACAGGAAAAAGCAAACGCTCAAATCTCGCAACACCTGATTTCCGGGGTCGTGAAAGACAAGCAAGGAATGCTTTTACCCGGCGTTGCAGTTATTTTAAGAGGAACCACAATAGGGACGGTTACAGACCCTAGCGGACGGTTTAAAATCAACATTCCGCAGGGAAAGAATATATTAGGCTTCACGTTTATCGGGATGAAGCCCGTGCAACGGGAAGTGGAAGGAGAACAAATTATTTCGGTGATCATGGAAGAGGATGTTGCAGAACTGGATGAAGTCGTCGTTACCGGTATGGAAACGATCAAGAAAGACCACATGACAGGAAGTGCCTCCGTGATCACGGCGAAAGATTTACGCACGCAAGGGATCAATTCCATTGACCGGATTCTGGAAGGAACCATCGCCGGACTGAACAGTACGACCCTGTCGGGAGCCCCCGGAACCCGTGCAAAAATTACCATCCGGGGAGAAAATAACCTCACCGGACGGACAGAACCCCTCTGGATCGTGGACGGCCTTCCCCTCATGAGCGGTGTACCGGAAAACAATACCGGGGATTATGCAGGTACCATCATGCAAGATGGGGTCGGTAACATCATGCCCGAAGATATTGAATCGGTAACCATTTTGAAGGACGCTTCCGCCGCGGCAATCTACGGGGCAAAGGCAGCCAACGGGGTTATCGTTATCACCACGAAAAAAGGATTCCGTTCAAAGACACAATTCAATTACACCGGAAATTATAGTCTGGCCGAAGCTCCCCGTCTACACATGGACTTCATGAATTCCCGGGAAAAACTACAATACGAGCAAGATATTCTAAAAACTTTCGGACTCAGTTTTTCAGACTGGACCGGACGAGGCGGGTATCTTTACAAACAATTACTGGAAGGATTCATCACGCAAGATCAATATGACAAGGAACTCAACCGATTGAAAAGCAAGAGTACGGACTGGTTCAAGGTTTTGTTCCGCACGGCCCAATCCCATTCTCATAACATCAGCATACGAGGGGGATCGAACGAAATGACGTATTATACTTCTGTCAATTTCCAAGAGAAAAACGGAATTTTACTTTCCAATAAATACACGAATGCCGGAATCTTAATGAAACTGGACTATCGCCCGATCAAAAATTTAATCCTCGCCCTTGATTTGTCAGCTAACATCCGCAAGAACAGGGACCACGCTTCGGCTGTCGACCCGTTCAAATACGCGGTTTTTGCCAATCCTTACGAGCGTCCTTATGACGAAAACGGGAATTACGCCGCCGATTTAAGCTATCTAGGTAAAAATTACACGGAAATGACGGCTTCCGGGTATAAATACGATTCGTTTAACATTCTTCGGGAATTGAACGAGACCAAGAAATCGGATGACGGCCTGGATGCCAGCTTGACCTTCAATATCCGTTACGACATCATTCCGGGACTTGCCATTTCATCCATTATCCGGAAGGGAGCCAGTTACAACACGACGACCACGGAAATCGAGGCCGGCACGTACACTTCTTATAACAAAGAAACGTTTGCCAAACAAATATACAAGGATGTACTCCCAAGCGAATTCAACAATGGAGAACTATCCGAGTCTTCAGGTAAAAACTTCAACTGGTCTATCCGCAACCAAATCGACTATTCTTTCACGATCAAGAATGATCACCTGTTCAGCATTTTACTGGCTAATGAAGTCACATCCAAAAAGTTCAATAATTCCGGCTACACTTCTCCCATGTATTACGGGGACTACCGCATCACGGGCGTTCCGGACTTGGGGAATGATGTTTCGTACGAAACGCTACGGGCTCAAATCGGAAGCATGTTTAACACCTCTACCGGGCAGGATCGCACCGTATCGTTCCTCGGTACCTTCCGTTACGGGTATAAAGACCGGTATATCTTGAATTTCAACTACCGGGCCGACGGGGCGGATGCTATCGGGGATGCCAATCGGTTTACCCCGTTGTGGTCCATCGGATTACGCTACAATCTACACCACGAGAAATTCTTCAAAAATGATATTGTCACGGAATTATCCCTCCGCGGATCGTACGGTTACACCGGAAATATAGACCGGACGGCCTACCCGTTCTCCACGATCACGCTAGGAAGTGATGCTTACGAGGGCAACCGATTCGCAACCGGATTCAGCTATCCGAATCCTTCCGTAGGCTGGGAAAAGAAAAAAGACCGGAATCTGGGTATTGATATCGGTTTTCTGAAAGGCAGGATCAATTTCACCATGGATTATTACAATAACCGCACGGAAGATATTCTGGAAAACTTAAGTATTCCTATTTCCACGGGTAGATCAAGTGTAAAAGCCAACGGGGGAACGGTGGAAAACAGCGGTATCGAGTTCTTCCTCAATATCAGATGGATCAACCGGACAGACCTCACGTTCAGCACGTCGGCAAACGTGGCTAGAAATAAAAACGTAATTATCCGTTCAGAACACGATTATGATTCCTACGCATCAGCCATCAGTTCCAAAATTCTCAAAGGAGGTATCGTCAACGTGATCGGGAAAGAGACCGGCTCTATCTACGGTTGGAAGATTGCAGGAGTTGATCCGTTATCCGGTAACCCACAATATTACTTGACACCAGAAGGAAAAAGGGAATACGCACAACTACTGGACAGGTGGGACTCCTTATCGGAAGCAAATCAGCAAACTTATTTAAATAGTGGTGCCGTACCCACGTTGGAATCCGTCCCTGACTATGTATCTTTCGATCGGGATGCAAGCATGTCTCCGGATTATTACAAAACTTCCATGCAATATTTGGGACGTTCCAATCCCAAATACGTGGGAGGATTCAACACCTATTTCCGTTACAAGAATCTGGAATTCTCCACTCAATGGAGTTACAAGGTGGGACATATTATTCAATCATTTAATGATCTTCAGAATGCCCCGAATAACTGGGGGAATGAAAGCCAAGCCGCCATCGGTTATGCCAGTGATTTAAGCGTATCGGGAACCAACCGGGAACGACGTTACCT